A genome region from Streptomyces sp. NBC_01296 includes the following:
- a CDS encoding 2-phosphosulfolactate phosphatase codes for MDARFLGIPELIEVPSVAVVVDVMRAFTVAAWAFAQGAEKIVLAGSLDEALTLKDRHPDWVALKDGPPAPGFDAVNSPGLLRSIDLGGRTVVQKTTAGTVGALAVKEASLVLCAGFVVAEATARLLRTRKCASVTFVVTGEDGHADEDLACAQYIARRATEAGADAAEYLRRAGGSRAATELAEGVRQGVHPDDVALCLELDRFPFAMVATLEDSLMVLRPYAVP; via the coding sequence ATGGACGCTCGTTTCCTTGGCATCCCTGAGCTGATAGAAGTCCCGTCCGTGGCGGTCGTGGTCGACGTCATGCGTGCTTTCACGGTGGCCGCCTGGGCCTTTGCCCAGGGGGCGGAGAAGATCGTTCTTGCTGGGTCGCTGGACGAAGCCCTGACGCTCAAGGATCGCCACCCGGATTGGGTGGCACTCAAAGACGGTCCGCCCGCGCCCGGGTTCGACGCCGTCAACTCGCCGGGCCTGCTGCGGTCCATTGACCTTGGCGGACGGACCGTCGTGCAGAAAACCACGGCAGGGACGGTCGGCGCCCTTGCGGTCAAGGAGGCGTCGCTGGTGCTGTGCGCCGGCTTCGTGGTGGCGGAGGCAACGGCTCGGCTGCTCCGGACACGCAAGTGTGCCAGTGTCACGTTCGTCGTCACGGGCGAAGACGGGCACGCCGATGAAGATCTGGCGTGCGCTCAATACATCGCCCGGAGAGCCACCGAGGCCGGGGCGGATGCAGCTGAGTACCTCCGCCGCGCCGGCGGGTCGCGCGCCGCCACCGAGCTGGCGGAGGGCGTGCGTCAAGGAGTCCACCCTGACGACGTCGCACTCTGTCTTGAGCTCGACCGGTTCCCCTTTGCCATGGTGGCGACATTGGAAGACTCGCTCATGGTCCTCCGTCCGTACGCCGTCCCTTAG
- a CDS encoding GNAT family N-acetyltransferase, producing the protein MTIKYEWRGDFDNASLNELHADGFGHPATQTDWRARLERHSLGWVCAWEGGSLIGFVNVVWDGRAHAFILDTVVAQRCQGKGVGARLVAFAADEARAAKCAWLHVDFEDHLRPFYFNACGFRETPAGLIAL; encoded by the coding sequence GTGACGATCAAGTACGAGTGGCGGGGCGACTTCGACAACGCTTCCCTCAACGAGCTGCATGCCGACGGTTTCGGTCACCCGGCTACTCAGACCGACTGGCGAGCGCGACTTGAACGCCACAGCCTCGGCTGGGTCTGTGCTTGGGAAGGCGGCTCCCTGATCGGCTTCGTCAACGTGGTCTGGGACGGCCGGGCCCATGCCTTCATCCTGGACACGGTGGTCGCCCAGCGTTGCCAGGGCAAGGGAGTTGGCGCCAGGCTCGTTGCGTTCGCAGCCGACGAAGCCCGTGCCGCGAAGTGCGCTTGGCTTCACGTCGACTTCGAGGACCACCTGCGTCCGTTCTATTTCAATGCCTGTGGCTTCAGAGAGACGCCAGCCGGGCTGATCGCCCTTTAG
- a CDS encoding transposase, which yields MSSTGSPLPWWRHWKTRSWSSVRTPSLSRPARPRTWTRRQLVGGIRWRSRAGTPWRDVPERYGPWDRIYELPRRWQRDGTWKRTPEAPQVQSDAERLISWHVSGQSSSQPARWDPMVPTLCRSATASMPLDGTSSRTCALGRRCGLKDPWAVGYRFGSSPTGCTGQQIEVAPAALAELGALRCARVGSRCPHDPSQW from the coding sequence TTGAGCTCGACCGGTTCCCCTTTGCCATGGTGGCGACATTGGAAGACTCGCTCATGGTCCTCCGTCCGTACGCCGTCCCTTAGCCGACCGGCGAGGCCGCGGACGTGGACGCGTCGACAACTGGTCGGCGGAATACGGTGGCGGTCCAGGGCCGGCACGCCATGGCGGGATGTCCCCGAGCGGTACGGCCCGTGGGACCGGATCTATGAACTGCCCCGCAGGTGGCAGCGCGACGGCACCTGGAAGCGGACCCCGGAGGCACCGCAGGTCCAGTCCGACGCGGAGCGTTTGATCAGCTGGCACGTGAGCGGTCAGTCATCTTCGCAGCCGGCCCGGTGGGACCCTATGGTTCCTACCTTGTGCCGATCCGCGACAGCGTCGATGCCGTTGGACGGCACCTCCTCGAGGACATGTGCTCTGGGTCGTAGGTGTGGGCTGAAAGATCCGTGGGCCGTCGGGTACAGGTTCGGATCGTCACCAACGGGCTGCACTGGCCAGCAGATCGAGGTCGCGCCGGCAGCGCTTGCCGAGCTCGGTGCGCTGAGGTGTGCCCGAGTGGGGTCCCGGTGCCCTCACGATCCATCTCAGTGGTAG
- a CDS encoding CPCC family cysteine-rich protein gives MAPRELREVCPPGSGPYACPCCRLLTLEARGAFEICDECSREDDGQDDVNADEVWVTPCGDRAGESMRTAFAMQAAGDVAFRDRRRDAHHRPGASGRACAIMTGWTLVSLASLS, from the coding sequence ATGGCTCCCAGAGAGCTCCGCGAGGTATGCCCGCCTGGCAGCGGTCCGTACGCCTGTCCCTGCTGCAGGCTCTTGACCTTGGAAGCCCGTGGAGCTTTCGAGATCTGTGACGAGTGCAGCCGGGAAGACGACGGCCAGGACGACGTGAACGCCGACGAGGTCTGGGTGACCCCATGTGGCGATCGAGCAGGTGAGTCGATGCGCACTGCTTTCGCCATGCAAGCAGCCGGAGATGTTGCATTCCGAGACCGTCGACGTGATGCGCATCACCGTCCGGGTGCTTCGGGTCGGGCGTGCGCGATCATGACCGGATGGACGCTCGTTTCCTTGGCATCCCTGAGCTGA